In one Nocardioides sp. NBC_00368 genomic region, the following are encoded:
- the ruvB gene encoding Holliday junction branch migration DNA helicase RuvB → MHEDDLTAAEEDSRFDGYSSSLTIAEADGDDRAVEAALRPKSLDELIGQQRVREQLSLVLEAARQRERAPDHVLLSGPPGLGKTTLAMIIAAEMSAPLRITSGPAITHAGDLAAILSGLNEGEVLFVDEIHRMSRPAEEMLYLAMEDFRVDVVIGKGPGATAIPIDLPPFTLVGATTRAGLLPGPLRDRFGFTGHLELYDPQDLELIVRRSAGLLDVTLRDDGAAEIAGRSRGTPRIANRLLRRVRDYAQVKADGTVTQQVAQKALDLYEVDPLGLDRLDLAVLDALCRRFGGGPVGISTLAVAVGEERETVEEVAEPFLVRSGFLARTPRGRVATPAAWEHLGLPVPASAEAAAWSRDTLWDEA, encoded by the coding sequence ATGCACGAGGACGACCTGACCGCAGCCGAGGAGGACTCCCGCTTTGATGGGTACAGCTCCTCGCTCACCATCGCCGAGGCCGACGGGGACGACCGGGCGGTCGAGGCCGCGCTGCGCCCCAAGAGCCTCGACGAGCTGATCGGCCAGCAACGCGTCCGCGAGCAGCTCAGTCTCGTCCTGGAGGCGGCTCGGCAGCGTGAGCGAGCACCTGACCACGTACTCCTGTCCGGGCCTCCTGGCCTCGGCAAGACCACCCTCGCGATGATCATCGCCGCCGAGATGTCGGCGCCGCTGCGGATCACCTCCGGCCCCGCGATCACCCACGCCGGCGACCTCGCCGCCATCCTGAGCGGGCTCAACGAGGGCGAGGTGCTCTTCGTCGACGAGATCCACCGGATGAGCCGCCCCGCCGAGGAGATGCTCTACCTGGCGATGGAGGACTTCCGGGTCGACGTCGTCATCGGCAAGGGCCCGGGTGCGACCGCGATCCCGATCGACCTGCCGCCGTTCACGCTGGTCGGCGCGACCACCCGGGCCGGCCTCCTCCCGGGCCCGCTGCGGGACAGGTTCGGGTTCACCGGTCATCTGGAGCTCTACGACCCACAAGACCTCGAGCTGATCGTGCGCCGCTCCGCGGGCCTGCTCGACGTCACCCTCCGCGACGACGGCGCCGCCGAGATCGCCGGCCGCTCCCGGGGCACCCCACGCATCGCCAACCGCCTGCTGCGCCGCGTACGCGACTATGCCCAGGTCAAGGCCGACGGCACGGTCACCCAGCAGGTCGCCCAGAAGGCGCTCGACCTCTACGAGGTCGATCCGCTCGGTCTGGACCGCCTCGACCTGGCCGTCCTCGACGCCCTGTGCCGCCGCTTCGGCGGCGGTCCGGTCGGCATCTCCACCCTCGCCGTCGCGGTGGGGGAGGAGCGCGAGACGGTCGAGGAGGTCGCCGAGCCCTTCCTCGTACGCAGCGGCTTCCTGGCCCGTACGCCACGGGGCCGCGTCGCGACGCCGGCGGCATGGGAGC